From the Terriglobales bacterium genome, the window TTCCGCAAGTCCCCACAGGCGAAATCGACAAAGAGGGGCTGATCCGGGCTAAGACGGAACGCGGCATCTGTCGCGTGATCTGCTTTTCTCCGCGCCACGACCTTACTATTTCCAACATGGAACCCGACGATGTCACGCGTGTGGTTCAGGTCTGGAGCGAACAGTACAAGGAACTAGGTTCGATCGATTGGATCAACCACGTGCAAATCTTCGAGAACCGCGGCGAGATGATGGGCGCGAGCAATCCGCATCCACATTGCCAGATATGGGCGAATGAAACGGTTCCGAATTTGCCGGCGGCTGAGCAGAGTGCACAATTGGAGTTTCGCAAGCAGAAGGATCGCTGCATGTTGTGTGAATACCTGGCGTTGGAGCGAGACAACGGTGAGCGTGTGGTTTGCGCGAATGACTTTTTTACTGTTGTGGTGCCATTTTGGGCGGTGTGGCCCTTCGAAGTATTGGTGCTGGCTAACCACCATTGCACTGGGCTGGACGAATTGGACGTGAGTGGACGACGTGGACTGGCCGATGTTTTGCGACGGATTACGTCGCGCTATGACAATGTTTTTGAAGTGTCATTCCCTTATTCGATGGGGTTTCACCAGAGACCTACTGACGGGCAGCCACACCCTGAGTGGCACCTTCATGCGCATTTCTATCCACCGCTTCTTCGCTCGGCGACTGTGCGGAAGTTCATGGTGGGGTATGAAATGCTCGCGAGTCCTCAGCGGGACATAACACCGGAATCGGCAGCCGAGAGGATGAGAGCGGCTTCGGAGGCGCCGCTTGGATGACCTGGGCCACGGTCCAACTCTTCGGATCCAGATGGCCAGATTTCGCGATCTCTGTGATTGAGTGAAGCGGTGACGGCGGCACTCGATGAAATTGCTACGGAACACCCGGCCGAGGGCGGCCGGCTCCACGATGGAGCTATCCGCTCATGCGCTTCACTTCGAGTTTCAAATCGAGACGGCGAATCAATCGCAGTAAAGAATTTGGGTGCAGCCCAAGCGATTTCGCGGCTTCGATGTAGCTGCCGTTTGCGTCCTGTAGCGCCTGCAAAATCACTTGGCGTTTCGTGTCCTTCATTGCGCCTGCGTATTTTGTGGCAGGGGCGCCGGCGTGTGTGGCTGTCTCGGAGATCGCATCGGGAAGGTCCTCTACCAAAATAGAATCCGTGGCTCCGAGTACGAGGGCGCGTTCGATTGCGTTCTCCAGTTCACGCACGTTGCCGGGCCAGTCATAGTTCGCCAAGCTCAGCTTTGCTTCAGGCGAGAGAGGTTTCGCGCGCGTGTTGCACTTCTTGGCGGTCTTGCCGATGAAGTGTTCCGCCAAAGGCAGGATGTCTTCGCGACGCTCGCGCAACGGAGGCATCGAGATTGCCACAACGTTTAGGCGATAAAAAAGGTCTTTGCGAAACTTGCCTTCTTCAACCGCTTGCTCAAGATCCTGATTGGTTGCCGCGACCAGGCGCAGGTCAACCTTGATCGGCTTGGTTCCGCCGACACGCTCAAATTCGCGCTGTTGCAAAACGCGCAGCAACTTTGCCTGCAGCGGGAGCGCAAGCTCACCGATTTCATCGAGAAATAACGTTCCTCCCGCAGCCGCTTCGATCTTTCCTTTCTTCTGCGCAACCGCGCCGGTGAATGCTCCTTTTTCGTATCCGAAGAGCTCACTCTCCAGCAGATTTTCAGCAATAGCAGCGCAGTTGATGGGCACGAATGGGGCATTCGCTCGTTTGCTGTTGGTGTGAACGGCATGCGCGACCAGTTCTTTTCCGGTGCCGCTCTCGCCCTGGATCAAAACGGTTGCATCGGTGGGCGCGACTCGACGAATGAATTCGAAGACCTCGCGCATGCGGGCACTCGATCCCACCATATTGTGCTCGATGGTGATCTGGGTTCGCAGCTCGCGATTCTCCTGCCGCAGCTCTTCCAAATAGCCGATGTTGTTGAGGGCGAGACTGGCGAGGCTGGCGATAGCCGTAAGCATTTGCAGATGGTTTGCGTCGAAGCGTACGCGAGCATCTTGCGTATCGAGGTAGATCACGCCCGCCACCCGGCCCGAAATCACAAGTGGAGCGCACAGTAGCGAATGCACCGGTAACTCTGCGAAGCTGGCGCTCTTTTTCAACTCCGTATTGGCGGAGACATTCGTCATCAGCAACGCGCTCTGCTCGCGGAAAACGCGAGCGACAATGGTTTTGCTCACGCGAACCGGAACACTCGGACCCCGACGCCGATCCCATGCGGCAGACCATGCGATCTGGTCGGAGTCATCGGCGAAACAGAGAAGAGCTCCCCGATCAGCGGGTACCACGTCAAAAATCATGCCCAGAAGTTCCCACGCCAGCGAGTCGTGATCGCGCAGTTTGCTGATGTTCTTGGAAATGACGAGCAGCGTATTCAGATCGCGGGCTACGCGGCTGCCCTGCGCAAAGTTTGTAGTGTGCGAATCAGCCTTGAGATAAACCGCGTCGTCTTCGCGAAGCAACGTTTGTGAGCCCTGTACATCGGCAGATTCTTCGAGTTCGGCGCGACTGCGTTGAGGGCGAGCTTCCCCTTCGTGCACGAAGAAGCTGAATACCGAGCTTCCCAGTGAGACCTGATCGCCGTGTTGAAGATAATGCTGCGTCACCGGGATACCGTTCACGACTGTGCCGTGCAGGCTGCCAAGATCCCGAATCAGGAACTGATCGTCTTCGCGAGTAATGACGCAATGCTGGCGCGAGAGGATGGGATCGGCGATGCAGACAAGATTTGCGACTCCGCGGCCAATCGTGGTCTCCTCTTGTTCCAGAGAAACAACCGTCTGCGCGAGTGGTCCGGAATGAACTACGAGCCTGGGGGTCTGCGTGGTCGGCATCTGCAGGAATGTACTTCGAAGATTTAGCACAGTTGACGGTACGTTTGCATCTGGCCGGCCTGGATTAACCGATGAGTTTATGCACCGTTAACCGTTCGGTTAACGCGAGTCCGAACTTGGGACCAGAATGCAGCGGCCCGACTAAGTGCAATCGTCTAAGTTGCTGAAACCGAAACACTTGCTTCGGTGTCCATGTGAATTGGATAGGTCACTTGCTCTGGCAGCATGCGTGCAAAAAGGCTTGGCATGGAGACGACGATGGCAGCCGAAAAAAATTACAAGCCTTGGAATACCCCTGATTTCGAGCTCAAGTTCCGAGAGGCGATGGGCCGCGAGATGACTCGCCAGGAACGCGAATTTTTTGGGCTCATGGATGAAGACGGCGCGCGCGATGAGGAAGCTGGTCCGTCCAGTAGTCCGGCTTCCGAAACGTCTCAATTCGCGTGGCAATCGCTGCGGCGGGTTACACCTCTGCTCGGCTGACTTCGTCACCTTTTCACTTGTTCAAGAAAACGGAGAACTCACATGAAGACCCCGGACTCATACGAATCGAATTGCGATCAGGAAGTGAGAGTGCGCTATATCGATGCGCAGGGCGCATTTCGAGAAGAGCGGCTGCATCTGCTCAACCTCGCGACATTCATCTTGAAAAACATTCAACGCAAGCCTGTTTTGGATTCTGAGGAAATGCACGACTCCTACTGACGTTTCCGTAAGAACTCTCTCACCTCGGAGCGACTCTGGCCAGTTGCCAGGCTGGCCAGAGATCTTTTTCAATTCTTTTTATCAGCTCTACTTGCACAACTGTGCATCTGATTTCCATCCGAATCTCTTCCAGCTATGTAAGCACTTATTATCGACGCAAACCCGACGAGCAGAGGCCCGAAGGGCCGAAAGAAGCGCAGCCCAGTGGCGTCAGCCCTGGGGTGACGGAGCCAGGGAAAATCTGAGCCCTGAAAGGGCGGCATTAATTTTCTCGGAGCCATGAATGAGGGAAATCGAAAATGGGGCCAGCATCGGTTGCCATTGTTACGATCGAATGGTGCCGCCCTTCAGGGCTTCAACTTCTTCGCTGGGCTTTACCCAGGGCTGACGCCGCTGGGCTGCGCTTCTTTCGGCCCTTTGGGCCTGTTTTGATGAGACCGAAGATGCTATAGGAACATAACTTTCGCGTATGCTAGTCATTCATCTTCATCAGCCGAGGACCTCGTGCCGCCAGTACCACAGCCGCCAAATGTGAAACTCACCGCCACCAACGATTATCGCGAGAGCTATTCGAACAGCGTGCAAGTGCGGGTCAGCGTGTGGGATTTCTTTCTTGCCTTCGGAACACTCCGCGCACAAACGCCCAACGAAGTTGAGGTCGCAAACTTTCAGGGAATTTATCTCAGCCCGCAACAGGCGAAGGCGCTGCTGATGATTCTGCAGCAGAACGTTTCCCAATATGAAAGCGCCTTTGGAGAGATCAAGCTTGATCCGCAATTTGCGCAGCAAGGGCCGGTGAATTAGCCGCGATCGCGCCACAGATGCGAAAGCTTGCGCGAGCGCCCAATCCACAGATCGGCAATCTGCAGTGGTTCGCGTTGATTTTCTGCGCGATTTTTCTGCTCCATGCGCCGCTGCTGCGCCTTCCGTACTTTTGGGATGAAGCCGGATACTACATTCCCGCAGCGTATGAGTTCTTCACCTCTGGACATTTGATTCCGCACTCCGTGCCGAGCAACGCTCATCCACCGCTGCCGGCGATATATCTCGCGCTCTGGTGGAAGCTTTCGGCATTCAAACCCGCAGTCACACGCACAGCTATGCTGCTCGTGGCAGCTTTTGCGCTGCTGGCGGTGTACAGCTTAGCGAGACTTTTGAGCAGCAATGCCGTCGCGTTTGCCGTGCTGCTGTGTACTTCGATTTATCCAGTTTGGTTTGCGCAGAGTTCACTCGCGCATTCCGATTTGCCTGCGGCAGCGTTGGTGCTCTGGGGATTCCTCTTTTACTTCCGCAGCTTGCCTCGGGAAGCGTCTGTGTCGGCGGGAGCAAACGCGACGGCAAGCGGCGTCAGCAAACCTCTGCTTGGCTCACTTGTGGCTGCATCAGTGTTTTTTACTTTGGGTGCGCTGTGCAAGGAAACCGCAATCGTGAGTCCGTTAGCGCTGGCCGCCTACGATGCTGTGGCTGCATTTCATCCGGACAAACCGCGAGAACGCGGTTGGTATATGAGGCCAGCGCTGCTCGCCATCAGCATTGTCCCGCTGGCGCTCTGGTTCGCGTACCACCGCGTCCGCACGGGGTTCTTCTTCGGGAATCCAGAATTTTTCGCGTACAACGTGAGTGGTACGCTCACGCCCCTGCGCATCGCGATCTCCCTCTTGCTTCGGCTATGGCAGATGCTCGGATACATGAATATGTGGCTGCTGACGCTGGCGACCATCTGGGCCATGCGATATCCAGCCCTCATGGAAAGCGATGGAACGGAGCGGCGGCGCATTGGGCTTGGCGCGCAGTACCGGATTGCTGCAGTCCTTTGCGCAAATCTGGTTCTGTTCTCCTTCGTGGGAGGAGCTGTTTTAGCCCGGTATCTGTTGCCAACGTATCCGCTTGTTCTATTGATTGGAGTCTCCACTCTGCGGCGACGAATTCCAGAATGGAAATTGGGTGTTGCTCTTGTGATTGCGGGATTTGTACTCGGTCTATTCTCCAATCCGTTCGGCTACATTCCACCGGAGGACAATCTCAGTTATCGCAATTATGTCATCTTGCACAAACAAGCCGCGGATTATCTGCAGCAGCATGATCCGCATGCTCGAGTGCTGACGGCATGGACCGCCACCGACGAGCTGACGAAGCCATTCTTGGGGTACGTGCACCAACCGATGCAGGTTGTAAAAATTGAAGACTTCTCCATGCAACAGATCGAATCAGCGCGAATGGCTGGAGGCCAGTACGATGCCGCTCTGCTGTTTTCCACCAAGCAGGAGCCGAGTGCTTCGTTGCTCGATCGCTGGCCTTGGTGGGAGCGAATCAGCCGCAAATACTTCGGATTTCATCGAGACATCCCGCCGGAGGTCGCAGCGGAGATGCTCGGCGGCCGGATCGTGTGGGAGCGCAGAAGAGGTCAGCAGTGGGCTGCAATTGTTAGCTTTGATCGGGTGGAGAATGCGGCTGTTTGCGACAGAGGCTTATCTTTTTGTCATTCCGAACCGCTGCTGTTGCGGTGAGGAATCCCTATTACCTATCTTTACGCTTCGAGCCTCCAGAAGCTCCGTTCGCCCTGGTGGAGCCCCGGAAAGCGTGGAGATTTATAGGGATTCCTCACCACCATAAAACGGTGGTTCGGAATGACACCAACGTCGCGGTTATTTTCCAGTGACCGGAGCTTGCGTCGCCTTTGCCAGTTTAAGGGTCGCCTTAGCCTGCTTCGATTGTGCTTTCAAAGCCGCCTCGGCAACAGCCGGAGCCGGACGCTTGCCGAAGTATTTGTCAGCGTGCTCTCTCATCAGCGGCATCGCGATATACGGCTTGGAGTAATCGTTGCGGGCGTTCCAAAACAGGAATCCGATGCCGCCGCGATCACGCGACGTGCTTACCTGGCGCATGATGTAATCCGGCGAATACGTCTTGGTGCGCCATGCGAATGCCTGCAGCCACGGACGCAGTACCGTGCCTGTCGGGGCTGTGATCACAGCAAAGCGGTCCATTGACTCGCCGATGAAGTGCTCGGGCGCGTCACCTGGGGCTTTGTAACCGTCCATGCCGAAGAAGTGTGACGGATAGATCATGGGCGAGATCACATCGCAGTACTTCGCCATGCGCGTGATGTCCTGTCCGGTGTGGTTCAGATCGACGTTGCGCTGCCAGGCCATGATTCCAAACACATCGAGCGAAACCAGCACACCCTCAGGGTGAAGCTGCTGATAGGCGCGATCGAGGAAGTCGGCGATTACGTCTGCGCGCTTCCAGTCAGGATGCGCGGTCTGAAAGTAGAACTTCGCGTCCGCCTGGTTTCCCTCTGCGGGAAAACGAACGTAGTCGAACTGAATTTCATCAGCGCCGGACTTCGCCACCCACTTCGCCAATTCGATGTCGTATTCCTGAACTTTAGGATTCGAGCTGTCGGTCCAAACCAGCTTGCCGTTTTCGCGCCAGGGCTGACCTGTGGAACGTGAGCGAACGGCCAGTTCAGAGTGATCGCGCGCGATGTGCTCGTCGCGGAAGAGCGCGATGCGAGCAATTGCATGCATGTTCATCGAGTGCAAAAAACGGACGTACTTGGGCAAATTCGGAATGGCGCGCCGATTGTGCGGCGCCAGTGGATGCTCGAAGGCGACATTCAGCGTGCCATCGCTGTCCTTAATATCGAATACAACCGCGTTCCCGCCGACATCATGCCAATGCTTAACGATTGCGATTCCCTTCGCGCTTGCCGCCATTGCGCCAGTCAAATAAATCGCGCGAACTTCCTCATCCTTTGCCATTGGAACCGAGTGCTCAACCACGGGCTGTGGTTCGATGGTCGGAATCAGGAGCGTCTGGCCCTTCTTTACATAGAGCTGTTTCGGAGCGAGGTGATTCGTCTCACGAATCTGGTCTTCGAGTTCGGCCGCGAGCATTAGCGACGACTGCGATAGAAAGTGGTGCGCAATCGCGCTGACCGGCTCCGCTTTCTCGGGCGTATAAGAAATTGTGTTTGGCGGCAGAGCTTGTGTGCTTGCCGTCTTCTGTTCCGAAGCCGGAGTCGCCTGAGCCGAGGCTTGCGGCGTCGCGGCGCTGGTGGTGCTGCAGCCAAAGTTGATCGCGCAAATAAAGGCTAGAAGCGGGATAAACCGCAGGAGGCGTGAGGGGGAAGCGGAGTTCATTGATTTTTTTGGGTGAGTCTCTGGACTCAGGCCGGACTATAGCATTGATTCCAGAGTACCTGCTTCTGATTCGGAAACTTCAAAGTTACTAAAGGGTTGTATCTGTGTGTGGCCGAGCTGCAACGGGTGAATTTGGTGGCGAGTGACATCAGGCGATCGGCCACAGCCTGTGCAAAACTTTGACGCAACTCAACTTGGCATTTTATGTATCTGACCAAAAGAACAGTCGCTCCAATAATTGGGCGACGTGTCCCAGGGCTCATGAGGGACTCATAAATGAAAACCGGTCTAAATACCGCGCTCGACCCCACCCGACGGGGGTCGGAAGCTGAAGAATTTGAAAGAAATCTCCGCCGCAGGATCGTTGGTCAAGACGATGCCATCCAGAAAATGACCGAAATCTACCAGATGTTTTTGGCGGGGCTGAATCCTCCAGGACGTCCGGTAGGCAACCTTCTCTTTCTTGGGCCTACAGGCACGGGCAAAACGCGCGTAGTCGAAGCTGTCGCTGAGACGCTCTTCGGAGACGCACGAGCCTGCATCAAGATCGACTGCGCCGAGTTTCAACACAGCCACGAGATTGCCAAGCTTATCGGCTCGCCTCCAGGATACCTTGGACATCGCGAAACCCATCCGTTGTTGACTCAAGAGGCGCTGAATCAATGGCATACGGAAAAGCTCCGGCTCTCGCTGTTGCTGTTCGACGAGATTGAGAAGGCGAGCGACTCACTTTGGCAGTTGCTGCTGGGAATCCTTGATAAGGCGACACTTACGCTCGGTGATAACCGCCGTGTCGATCTCTCACAATGCGTGATCGTCATGACGTCGAACCTGGGTGCAGGCGAGATGAGTGAGCTGATCACCGGCGGGCTCGGATTCGGACAGAAGCCAAGCCAAGTCGATGCCAGGCTCGACGACAAAATCACCCGCACCGCGACCGAAGCTGCGCGACGGAAGTTCTCGCCCGAGTTCATGAACCGCATCGACAAGACGGTTGTCTTCAAGACGCTCAAGCCTGAGCACCTGGAGCAGATCCTCGAAATCGAACTGGGCATGGTTCAGCAGAGAATCCTGCAGGCCACCGGCAACGCGCAGTTTGTATTTAGCTGCACGTCTCGGGTAAAGAAGTTCCTGCTGCAGGAAGGCACCGATAATAAATACGGCGCTCGCCACCTGAAGCGCGCAATCGAGAAGAATGTCGTGTTCCCATTAGCGAACCTGGTTGCGACTGGGCAGCTTAAGCTCGGAGACTTCGTCCGCATCGACATGCAGGACGGAAGACTCTCATTCGTGAAAGAAGCCGAAGGTGCATTGGTTCCCGTTCTGCTCGAAAAGTATGGACAGGAGATTGGAACAGCAGCAAGCGCTTCAGCTCGGGGAGCAAGAACCGCTGCAGCAAAGCGCGACTTCGGACCATCGAGTCTGCTCGATAAGTAAGAGCGTCAACCATTAGACGCAAAGGGAAGCCTGGCGGCTTCCCTTTGCTTCTACAGCAGGCTCTTCTGTCGAGCTTTCGCAAACGATTCTTATTGCATCCCGTGGCATCCCGGCAATCAATGTCATGTTTTGCCTTTCCGCGTGAGTCGGCCACTCAGCATTAGCCCCAGCATGCGGAAGTCGCTGATGAACGACCACCAGGGATGCCCAAACGTCGCAGGCTTATTCCCTTCAATCAGGAAGTGACCTGTCCACGCAAAGCCATACGCAATGGGAATCCAAAGAAGAGCCCAAACGTAGTGCCCAGTCGCTAAAGCGATCACAAAAACGGCGAGTCCAAGGATAGTGCCGCAAGCATGCATGACACGGTTGCCGGCTTTCGAGTGCTGCTCGAGATAAAACGCGAAGAACTCGTCGTAGGTGGAGAACTGAGAATCTTTCATCGAGTCCTGGTATTGGATCGCTTAGCGAACTACGCCTTCGAGAGGTGAACTCGCAGTAGCATACAGCTTCTTCGGCATGCGTCCAGCTAAATAAGCGCTGCGACCAGCGATCACCGCGTGCTGCATAGCTTCAGCCATAAGCACCGGATCTTCGGCATTCGCGATTGCGGTATTCATCAAGACGGCGTCAGCTCCAAGCTCCATGGCAACGGTCGCGTCCGATGCTGTGCCGACGCCGGCATCAACGATGAGAGGAATGTCGATGATCATCTCGCGCAAAATGCGAATGGTCGCGGAATTCTGAATGCCGAGACCACTACCGATCGGTGCTCCCAAGGGCATGATTGCGCTGGCCCCGGCGTCAAGCAGTCTTTTTGCGACCACTACATCATCGGAGGTGTAAGGAAGAACCGTGAATCCTTCTTTCACCAGAGTGCGCGTGGCTTCGATGGTCGCCTGCACATCGGGAAACAGAGTTTTCTGATCGCCGATCACTTCAACCTTCACCCACTCTGATAAGCCCACTTCGCGACCAAGCATCGCCGTTCGGATGGCTTCATCGGCGGTGTAACAACCTGCGGTATTCGGCAAGAGAAAGTAACGCTGAGGATCGATGAAGTCGAGTAAAGACTCTTTAGTGCGGTCAAGATTCACTCGTCGCACAGCAACAGTGACGATCTCCGCGCCAGACGCGTCGATCGCGCGACGCGTCTGCTCGCCATTCTTGTATTTTCCCGTTCCGACGATGAGGCGCGAATTGAAGGCGCGTCCGGCAATGACCAGTTCGTCCATGAGGAGATTGTAAAGCTTTCGAAGGCAGCACTCAGCAATCAGCACTCAGCAATCAGCGAATGAGAGTCAGAGGTCAGGACTTAAATTACCGACAAATGCAGGGGCTCTTAAAGTAGAATTTCGCGGCTAAATCCTGATTGTGGAGATTCAATGCAAGACTTTCGACGTCTGGACGTTTGGCAAAAAGCCCACCGGCTGACATTGGAGATTTACCGGCTCACCAAGAATTTTCCATTGGACGAGCGATTTGGCCTCACAAGTCAAATGCGCCGCTGTTCGACCTCGATGCTGCAAACATTTCAGAGGGATGCGGAAGGGGTAGTAATGCCGATTTTCACCGCTTCCTTCAGATGGCCATGGGCTCAGCCTCCGAGCTTGAATATCATCTGCTGCTCTCTCGCGATCTTGGCTACTTAGCCGACGGAGAACACGCACCCTTGCACGAAAAGGGGATTGAAGTGAAAAGAATGCTCACGGCTCTTCTGAGCAAAGTTGAGCGCGATCAAAGCAAAAGTGGATTGGCCAATCGAGCAAATTAGCGTCTGAATGCTGAGTGCTGAGTGCTGACAGCTCTTTTCTAGCTTGTCTCATTCCACAGAAACGCCAGCTCGTCCGCTGTGTCGTTCACAAGCTGTTGGATTGAGACGCCCGCGCTATGCCCGGCCTTCGTTTCATAATGCAGCAGCACGGGGCGATCGCTGGCGTCGTCGGCCTGAAGTTCGGCGGTCATCTTACGAGCGTGTAGGGGAGCTACGCGTGTATCTGAGTCTCCCGTGTTCAGCATGATTGCCGGGTATTTCGTTCCGGGTTTGACGTTCTGGTAGGGCGAATACTTGATCAGATAATCGTACTGCTCAGGATTTTCAGCCGAGCCGTATTCCGACGTCCACCAGCGGCCCACCAGGAACTTCTGGAAGCGAATCATGTCGAGCAGTGGGTAGCCTACCCATACGGCGCCGAACAGGTCGGGACGCTGAGTGAGCGCGGCGCCCATCAGGAGGCCGCCGTTGGAACGTCCGCGAATCGCGAGATGCTTCGATGTCGTGTATTTATTGCTGATCAGATACTCAGCCGCAGCATAGAAATCGTCGAAGACGTTCTGTTTCTTTTCAAACATTCCCGCCTTGTGCCATGCTTCTCCGTACTCGCCTCCGCCGCGCAGGTTTGGTTGCGCGTAGAAGCCGCCCTGTTCCATCCACCACGCGAACTCGGGATCCCAATGCGCAGTCATGGGAATCAGGAAGCCGCCATAGGCGAACATTAACGTGGGCGCCTTGCCGTCCCGCTTCAGGCCTTTTTTCGATGCGATGAACATTGGTACGCGTGTTCCGTCTTTGGAGTTGTAGAAGACCTGCTTCACTTCATATTGATCGGAGTTGAATGGAACTTTCGGTTTTGCGAATACTTCAGTTTTTCCGCTGGCAACGTCGTAGTGATAAACCGCAGGTGGGATGTTGAAGGACTCGAAGGTATAGAAGCCGTGGTTGGAATCCTCTCGCCCATGAACTTCGGACGCTGAGCCCAAAGCGGGGTAAGAGATCGTTCCGACCTGCTTGCCATCGAGAGTAAAGATGCGAGTTTGGGTAACTACATCATGCAGGCCAGTGGCGAAAAGCTTGCCGCCGATGATCGAAATTCCTGAGATTACGTCTTTGCTTTCGGGAACGACCGTTTGCCACTTGTCGGTGGCAGGATCTGCGATGCTGACTTTTATTACCCGGTAGTTGTCAGCCTGATAGTCGGTCAAAACATACAGATCGTCCTGGTAATTTATCGGAGTAAAGCGGCTGTCGATGCCGTG encodes:
- a CDS encoding UDP-glucose--hexose-1-phosphate uridylyltransferase, whose amino-acid sequence is MSLERDFSRSPHRRWNPLLREWVLVSPHRTQRPWQGQVERSASVARPKYDPECYLCPGNSRAGGHKNPDYKSTFVFDNDYAALVPQVPTGEIDKEGLIRAKTERGICRVICFSPRHDLTISNMEPDDVTRVVQVWSEQYKELGSIDWINHVQIFENRGEMMGASNPHPHCQIWANETVPNLPAAEQSAQLEFRKQKDRCMLCEYLALERDNGERVVCANDFFTVVVPFWAVWPFEVLVLANHHCTGLDELDVSGRRGLADVLRRITSRYDNVFEVSFPYSMGFHQRPTDGQPHPEWHLHAHFYPPLLRSATVRKFMVGYEMLASPQRDITPESAAERMRAASEAPLG
- a CDS encoding sigma 54-interacting transcriptional regulator; translated protein: MPTTQTPRLVVHSGPLAQTVVSLEQEETTIGRGVANLVCIADPILSRQHCVITREDDQFLIRDLGSLHGTVVNGIPVTQHYLQHGDQVSLGSSVFSFFVHEGEARPQRSRAELEESADVQGSQTLLREDDAVYLKADSHTTNFAQGSRVARDLNTLLVISKNISKLRDHDSLAWELLGMIFDVVPADRGALLCFADDSDQIAWSAAWDRRRGPSVPVRVSKTIVARVFREQSALLMTNVSANTELKKSASFAELPVHSLLCAPLVISGRVAGVIYLDTQDARVRFDANHLQMLTAIASLASLALNNIGYLEELRQENRELRTQITIEHNMVGSSARMREVFEFIRRVAPTDATVLIQGESGTGKELVAHAVHTNSKRANAPFVPINCAAIAENLLESELFGYEKGAFTGAVAQKKGKIEAAAGGTLFLDEIGELALPLQAKLLRVLQQREFERVGGTKPIKVDLRLVAATNQDLEQAVEEGKFRKDLFYRLNVVAISMPPLRERREDILPLAEHFIGKTAKKCNTRAKPLSPEAKLSLANYDWPGNVRELENAIERALVLGATDSILVEDLPDAISETATHAGAPATKYAGAMKDTKRQVILQALQDANGSYIEAAKSLGLHPNSLLRLIRRLDLKLEVKRMSG
- a CDS encoding DUF3467 domain-containing protein, which codes for MPPVPQPPNVKLTATNDYRESYSNSVQVRVSVWDFFLAFGTLRAQTPNEVEVANFQGIYLSPQQAKALLMILQQNVSQYESAFGEIKLDPQFAQQGPVN
- a CDS encoding glycosyltransferase; its protein translation is MRKLARAPNPQIGNLQWFALIFCAIFLLHAPLLRLPYFWDEAGYYIPAAYEFFTSGHLIPHSVPSNAHPPLPAIYLALWWKLSAFKPAVTRTAMLLVAAFALLAVYSLARLLSSNAVAFAVLLCTSIYPVWFAQSSLAHSDLPAAALVLWGFLFYFRSLPREASVSAGANATASGVSKPLLGSLVAASVFFTLGALCKETAIVSPLALAAYDAVAAFHPDKPRERGWYMRPALLAISIVPLALWFAYHRVRTGFFFGNPEFFAYNVSGTLTPLRIAISLLLRLWQMLGYMNMWLLTLATIWAMRYPALMESDGTERRRIGLGAQYRIAAVLCANLVLFSFVGGAVLARYLLPTYPLVLLIGVSTLRRRIPEWKLGVALVIAGFVLGLFSNPFGYIPPEDNLSYRNYVILHKQAADYLQQHDPHARVLTAWTATDELTKPFLGYVHQPMQVVKIEDFSMQQIESARMAGGQYDAALLFSTKQEPSASLLDRWPWWERISRKYFGFHRDIPPEVAAEMLGGRIVWERRRGQQWAAIVSFDRVENAAVCDRGLSFCHSEPLLLR
- a CDS encoding putative glycoside hydrolase; translation: MNSASPSRLLRFIPLLAFICAINFGCSTTSAATPQASAQATPASEQKTASTQALPPNTISYTPEKAEPVSAIAHHFLSQSSLMLAAELEDQIRETNHLAPKQLYVKKGQTLLIPTIEPQPVVEHSVPMAKDEEVRAIYLTGAMAASAKGIAIVKHWHDVGGNAVVFDIKDSDGTLNVAFEHPLAPHNRRAIPNLPKYVRFLHSMNMHAIARIALFRDEHIARDHSELAVRSRSTGQPWRENGKLVWTDSSNPKVQEYDIELAKWVAKSGADEIQFDYVRFPAEGNQADAKFYFQTAHPDWKRADVIADFLDRAYQQLHPEGVLVSLDVFGIMAWQRNVDLNHTGQDITRMAKYCDVISPMIYPSHFFGMDGYKAPGDAPEHFIGESMDRFAVITAPTGTVLRPWLQAFAWRTKTYSPDYIMRQVSTSRDRGGIGFLFWNARNDYSKPYIAMPLMREHADKYFGKRPAPAVAEAALKAQSKQAKATLKLAKATQAPVTGK
- a CDS encoding AAA family ATPase, with translation MKTGLNTALDPTRRGSEAEEFERNLRRRIVGQDDAIQKMTEIYQMFLAGLNPPGRPVGNLLFLGPTGTGKTRVVEAVAETLFGDARACIKIDCAEFQHSHEIAKLIGSPPGYLGHRETHPLLTQEALNQWHTEKLRLSLLLFDEIEKASDSLWQLLLGILDKATLTLGDNRRVDLSQCVIVMTSNLGAGEMSELITGGLGFGQKPSQVDARLDDKITRTATEAARRKFSPEFMNRIDKTVVFKTLKPEHLEQILEIELGMVQQRILQATGNAQFVFSCTSRVKKFLLQEGTDNKYGARHLKRAIEKNVVFPLANLVATGQLKLGDFVRIDMQDGRLSFVKEAEGALVPVLLEKYGQEIGTAASASARGARTAAAKRDFGPSSLLDK
- a CDS encoding DUF962 domain-containing protein is translated as MKDSQFSTYDEFFAFYLEQHSKAGNRVMHACGTILGLAVFVIALATGHYVWALLWIPIAYGFAWTGHFLIEGNKPATFGHPWWSFISDFRMLGLMLSGRLTRKGKT
- a CDS encoding thiazole synthase, whose translation is MDELVIAGRAFNSRLIVGTGKYKNGEQTRRAIDASGAEIVTVAVRRVNLDRTKESLLDFIDPQRYFLLPNTAGCYTADEAIRTAMLGREVGLSEWVKVEVIGDQKTLFPDVQATIEATRTLVKEGFTVLPYTSDDVVVAKRLLDAGASAIMPLGAPIGSGLGIQNSATIRILREMIIDIPLIVDAGVGTASDATVAMELGADAVLMNTAIANAEDPVLMAEAMQHAVIAGRSAYLAGRMPKKLYATASSPLEGVVR